The DNA segment CGGCAATTAAAGGGAAACGTGATGAACTACTGGGCTTGAAAGAAAACGTAATTATTGGTAAACTAGTTCCAGCTGGTACCGGTATGCAACGTTACCGTCAGATTAAGATTGTTGATCAAAAGAAAAATGATTCTAAAATAACAGTTAACGCTGAATAAATTCAAATCATTCCGGTGGGATTGTAATTCCACGCCCACCGGTATTTTTTCTGTAAGAGGGTTGACAGAAAAACATTTGAATGTTAACATATTCAAGGTTGATAGTTGAAGGTCTGGGTCTTTGGAGGATATGGTAAATGTCTTATGAAAAAGTAAATCAGGCGAAGAAAACCGTCATAGGTACTAAGCAAACAGTAAAAGCAATTCATGGTGGCCATGTACTAGAAATTCTCGTGGCTCGTGATGCAGACAATCGAATCACCCAACCAGCTCTTCTAGCAGCGAAAGAAAATGGTGTGAAGATTGATTATGTAGAGTCTAAAATAGAACTCGGTAAAGCCTGCGGACTCCAAGTGGGTGCGTCAGTTGTTGCAATTACTATGTAACAGTTTTTGTGTATATAAACACAGGAACTTTGTTTTTTACCCAAAAATGAACCACCTGGATGTGTGGTATTACAAGGATAAGATGAAGGGAGGAATAATCGATGCCTACAATTAACCAATTAGTACGTAAGCCTCGTAAGCCCAAAACTGTCAAATCTGGTTCTCCAGCTTTGAACAAAGGGTATAATAGTTCTAAAAAAACGTTAACTAACGTTAACTCACCACAAAAACGTGGGGTGTGTACTCGTGTTGGTACAATGACACCAAAAAAACCAAACTCAGCGCTTCGTAAATATGCGCGTGTACGTTTAACTAACCTACTTGAGGTTAACGCGTACATTCCGGGTGAAGGTCACAACCTTCAAGAACATAGTGTTGTTCTACTTCGCGGAGGAAAAGTAAAAGATTTACCAGGTGTACGTTATCATATCGTCCGCGGTGCTCTTGATACTGCTGGTGTAGCTAAGCGTATGCAAAGCCGTTCGAAATATGGTACTAAACGCCCTAAAGTTAAAAAAAGCTAATAAATATTAAAAAATAAAATACAGTTTTACTCGAAAGGAGGAAAACACATGCCTCGTAAAGGTCCTGTTACCAAACGTGATGTGTTACCAGATCCAATTTATAAATCAAAATTAGTTACTCGCTTAATCAACAAAATTATGGTCGATGGTAAGAGAGGTACTTCTCAAAAAATTCTTTATGGAGCGTTTGAACTTGTTTCAGAACGTTCAGGTAAAGATGCATTGGAAGTCTTTGATGCTGCATTAGCAAACATCATGCCATTACTTGAAGTTAAAGCTCGCCGTGTAGGTGGAACTAACTATCAGGTGCCAATAGAAGTTCGTCCAGACCGTCGTTCTACATTAGGTCTTCGCTACTTAGTAAACTATTCTCGTCTTCGTGGAGAGAAAACAATGGAAGAGCGTTTAGCTAATGAAATTCTTGACGCTTCTAACAACACAGGTGCTTCAGTGAAGAAACGTGAAGAAATGCACAAAATGGCGGAAGCAAATAAAGCATTTGCTCATTACCGCTGGTAGGATTTTTCATCCACTAATCATTTTAAATTGACTTTGGAAGGAGAAATACAAATATGGCTAGAGAATTCTCCTTAGAGAATACACGTAATATTGGAATCATGGCTCATATCGATGCTGGTAAAACAACAACTACAGAGCGTATTCTTTATTACACAGGTCGTATCCACAAAATTGGTGAAACGCACGAAGGTGCTTCACAAATGGACTGGATGGAGCAAGAGCAAGAACGTGGAATCACGATCACTTCTGCTGCAACAACAGCTGCTTGGAAAGGTCACCGCGTAAACATTATCGATACTCCGGGGCACGTAGACTTCACTGTTGAAGTTGAACGTTCACTTCGTGTACTTGATGGTGCTGTAGCGGTTCTTGATGCTCAGTCTGGTGTTGAACCTCAAACTGAAACAGTATGGCGTCAAGCTACAACTTACGGCGTACCACGTATTGTTTTCGTAAACAAAATGGATAAAATCGGAGCTGACTTCCTATATTCTGTAGGAACACTTCATGATCGTTTAGCAGCAAATGCACATCCGATTCAGTTGCCAATTGGCGCTGAAGATGACTTCGAAGCGATTATCGACTTAGTCGAAATGAATGCAATTTTCTTTGGTAACGATGAAGGAACTGACATCCAAGTTAGAGAAATTCCTGAATCACATATGGAACTTGCAAACGAATGGCGCGAGAAGTTAATTGAAGGTGTTGCAGAACTTGATGAAGCACTAATGGAGAAATACCTTAATGCTGAAGAAATCACAAAAGAAGAATTAAAACTTGCTATCCGTAAAGGTACGCTTAGTGTAGAATTCTTCCCGGTTGTTCTTGGTACTGCTTTCAAAAACAAAGGTGTTCAAATGATGCTTGACGCAGTAATCGACTATCTTCCAGCACCGACAGATGTACCGCCAATGATGGGTACACTTCCGGATTCTGAAGAAGAAGAATTGCGTAAACCGCATGATTCTGAGCCTTTCTCTGCATTAGCATTTAAAGTTATGACGGACCCTTACGTTGGTAAGTTAACATTCTTCCGCGTATACTCTGGTTCTCTTTCTTCTGGTTCATATGTGCAAAACTCTACAAAAGGTAAACGTGAACGTGTAGGTCGTATCCTACAAATGCACGCAAACTCTCGTGAGGAAATTGCAGAAGTTTATTGTGGTGATATCGCTGCAGCTGTTGGTCTTAAAGACACAACAACTGGAGACACCTTGTGTGATGAAAAACAACAAATCATACTTGAGTCTATGGTATTCCCTGAACCAGTTATCTCGTTATCTGTAGAGCCGAAGTCAAAAGCTGACCAAGATAAAATGGGTCAAGCTTTACAAAAGCTTCAAGAGGAAGATCCTACTTTCCGTGCTCACACTGACGTAGAAACTGGTCAAGTTATCATTGCTGGTATGGGTGAACTTCACTTAGATATTATTGTTGATCGTATGCGTCGTGAATTCAAAGTAGAAGCTAACGTGGGCGCGCCACAGGTTTCTTACCGCGAAACATTCCGTGGATCAGCTTCAGTTGAAGGTAAGTTCGTTCGCCAATCTGGTGGACGTGGTCAATTCGGACACGTTTGGATTGAATTCTCTCCAAACGAAGAAGGAAAAGGCTTTGAATTCGAAAACGGAATCGTCGGTGGTAGTGTTCCACGTGAATATATCCCAGCTGTTGAAGCAGGTCTTCGTGACTCAATCAAAAATGGTGTAATCGCAGGATATCCACTTATTGACATCAAGGCTCGTCTATTTGACGGTTCTTACCATGATGTTGACTCAAATGAGATGGCGTTTAAAATTGCTGCTTCTATGGCTCTTAAAAACGCAGTATCAAAATGTAAACCAGTACTTCTTGAGCCGCTTATGCGTGTTGAAGTAGTTATCCCTGAGGAATACCTTGGTGATATTATGGGTGACATTACATCTCGTCGAGGACGCGTTGAAGGTATGGACGCTCGTGGAAACGCGCAAGTAGTACGTTCAATGGTTCCACTTTCTCAAATGTTTGGTTACGCAACTTCATTGCGTTCTAACACGCAAGGCCGTGGTGTATTCTCAATGCACTTCGATCACTATGAAGAAGTACCAAAATCAATTGGTGAAGAAATTATTAAAAAAAATAAAGGTTAATAATTGCATGTTAACTTTTTAAATAAGTATAGTTATTACGAAAGCGTTGAGTGTTGAGGGTACTAGTCCTTCAACACTACTATTAAAAACTAATCATATAAATTTTGAGGAGGACTTCTCTAATGGGTAAAGCTAAATTTGATCGTTCTAAAACACACGTAAACATTGGTACAATTGGTCACGTTGACCATGGTAAAACAACTTTAACTGCAGCAATCGCAACAGTTCTTGCTAAACGTTCTGGTGGTACTGCAATGAGCTATGCACAAATTGATAACGCTCCTGAAGAAAAAGAGCGCGGAATCACAATCAACACTTCTCACGTTGAGTATGAAACTGCAACTCGTCACTATGCACACGTTGACTGCCCAGGACATGCCGATTATGTTAAAAACATGATCACTGGTGCTGCACAAATGGATGGCGGAATTTTAGTAGTATCTGCTGCTGACGGCCCAATGCCACAAACACGTGAGCACATCCTTCTTTCACGTCAAGTTGGTGTTCCATTCTTAGTAGTATTCATGAACAAATGTGACATGGTAGATGACGAAGAATTACTTGAATTAGTAGAAATGGAAGTTCGTGATCTTCTTTCTGATTATGATTTCCCTGGCGACGACATTCCAGTAATTAAAGGTTCTGCTCTTAAAGCTCTTGAAGGCGAAGCAGAATGGGAAGAAAAAATCGTTGAATTAATGGACGCTGTTGACGCTTATATCCCAATGCCTGAACGTCAAACTGACAAGCCATTCATGATGCCTGTTGAGGATGTATTCTCAATCACAGGTCGTGGTACTGTTGCTACTGGTCGTGTAGATCGTGGACGTATTAAAGTTGGAGATCCTGTTGACATCATCGGTATCACTGAAGAACCGAAATCAACAATCGTAACTGGCGTTGAAATGTTCCGTAAACTTCTTGACTATGCAGAAGCTGGTGACAACATCGGTGCTCTTCTTCGTGGAGTATCTCGTGATGATATCCAACGTGGACAAGTTCTGGCTAAGCCGGGTTCAATTACTCCACATACTGAATTTAAAGCTGAAGTTTATGTTCTTTCAAAAGAAGAGGGTGGACGTCATACTCCATTCTTCACTAACTACCGTCCACAGTTCTACTTCCGTACAACTGACGTGACTGGTGTTTGTAATCTTCCTGAAGGCGTTGAAATGGTTATGCCTGGAGACAACATCGAAATGACTGTTGCTCTTATCGC comes from the Paenisporosarcina antarctica genome and includes:
- the tuf gene encoding elongation factor Tu; the protein is MGKAKFDRSKTHVNIGTIGHVDHGKTTLTAAIATVLAKRSGGTAMSYAQIDNAPEEKERGITINTSHVEYETATRHYAHVDCPGHADYVKNMITGAAQMDGGILVVSAADGPMPQTREHILLSRQVGVPFLVVFMNKCDMVDDEELLELVEMEVRDLLSDYDFPGDDIPVIKGSALKALEGEAEWEEKIVELMDAVDAYIPMPERQTDKPFMMPVEDVFSITGRGTVATGRVDRGRIKVGDPVDIIGITEEPKSTIVTGVEMFRKLLDYAEAGDNIGALLRGVSRDDIQRGQVLAKPGSITPHTEFKAEVYVLSKEEGGRHTPFFTNYRPQFYFRTTDVTGVCNLPEGVEMVMPGDNIEMTVALIAPIALEEGTKFSIREGGRTVGAGVVATITK
- a CDS encoding ribosomal L7Ae/L30e/S12e/Gadd45 family protein, translating into MSYEKVNQAKKTVIGTKQTVKAIHGGHVLEILVARDADNRITQPALLAAKENGVKIDYVESKIELGKACGLQVGASVVAITM
- the fusA gene encoding elongation factor G → MAREFSLENTRNIGIMAHIDAGKTTTTERILYYTGRIHKIGETHEGASQMDWMEQEQERGITITSAATTAAWKGHRVNIIDTPGHVDFTVEVERSLRVLDGAVAVLDAQSGVEPQTETVWRQATTYGVPRIVFVNKMDKIGADFLYSVGTLHDRLAANAHPIQLPIGAEDDFEAIIDLVEMNAIFFGNDEGTDIQVREIPESHMELANEWREKLIEGVAELDEALMEKYLNAEEITKEELKLAIRKGTLSVEFFPVVLGTAFKNKGVQMMLDAVIDYLPAPTDVPPMMGTLPDSEEEELRKPHDSEPFSALAFKVMTDPYVGKLTFFRVYSGSLSSGSYVQNSTKGKRERVGRILQMHANSREEIAEVYCGDIAAAVGLKDTTTGDTLCDEKQQIILESMVFPEPVISLSVEPKSKADQDKMGQALQKLQEEDPTFRAHTDVETGQVIIAGMGELHLDIIVDRMRREFKVEANVGAPQVSYRETFRGSASVEGKFVRQSGGRGQFGHVWIEFSPNEEGKGFEFENGIVGGSVPREYIPAVEAGLRDSIKNGVIAGYPLIDIKARLFDGSYHDVDSNEMAFKIAASMALKNAVSKCKPVLLEPLMRVEVVIPEEYLGDIMGDITSRRGRVEGMDARGNAQVVRSMVPLSQMFGYATSLRSNTQGRGVFSMHFDHYEEVPKSIGEEIIKKNKG
- the rpsL gene encoding 30S ribosomal protein S12 — its product is MPTINQLVRKPRKPKTVKSGSPALNKGYNSSKKTLTNVNSPQKRGVCTRVGTMTPKKPNSALRKYARVRLTNLLEVNAYIPGEGHNLQEHSVVLLRGGKVKDLPGVRYHIVRGALDTAGVAKRMQSRSKYGTKRPKVKKS
- the rpsG gene encoding 30S ribosomal protein S7 — encoded protein: MPRKGPVTKRDVLPDPIYKSKLVTRLINKIMVDGKRGTSQKILYGAFELVSERSGKDALEVFDAALANIMPLLEVKARRVGGTNYQVPIEVRPDRRSTLGLRYLVNYSRLRGEKTMEERLANEILDASNNTGASVKKREEMHKMAEANKAFAHYRW